In one Lolium rigidum isolate FL_2022 chromosome 3, APGP_CSIRO_Lrig_0.1, whole genome shotgun sequence genomic region, the following are encoded:
- the LOC124704278 gene encoding transcription factor BHLH148-like isoform X1: protein MQMDSYYSFQDDSHFFAGAGGIPGSPDLRLADLIASLSEPLPAPVSQSAFQDYRAAAGARGGGRNGNVNIHRRMMSVLGRMAPGSGEDEEELPQQQEQKQQHVGAVESSRGFRHMMRERQRREKLSQSYADLYAMVSSRSKQDKNSIVQSAASYIHELKVARDQLRRRSEDLKAKILGHDAQQPCVKVQFEVDEPSSSIDSMIGALRSLKGMNVKTRGIRSTLAGDRLTTEINVETTIAASEVERAVEEALQEVERKQLPADSDNTFPGSRSSNWPQSHVQNVF, encoded by the exons ATGCAGATGGACTCCTACTACTCCTTCCAAGACGACTCCCACTTCTTCGCCGGCGCCGGTGGCATACCGGGCTCGCCGGACCTTCGCTTGGCCGACCTCATTGCGTCCCTGTCGGAGCCGCTGCCTGCGCCCGTGAGCCAGAGCGCGTTCCAGgactaccgcgccgccgccggggcgcgaggaggaggaaggaacGGTAACGTTAACATCCACCGGAGGATGATGAGCGTGCTGGGCAGGATGGCTCccggctccggcgaggacgaggaggagctgccgcagcaacaagagcagaAGCAGCAGCACGTGGGCGCCGTCGAGAGCAGCCGCGGCTTCCGCCACATGATGCGCGAGCGCCAGCGCCGGGAGAAGCTCAGCCAGAGCTACGCCGACCTCTACGCCATGGTCTCCTCCAGGTCCAAG CAGGACAAGAACTCGATCGTGCAGTCCGCGGCGAGCTACATCCACGAGCTCAAGGTCGCCAGGGACCAGCtccggaggaggagcgaggaCCTCAAGGCCAAGATCCTGGGCCACGACGCGCAGCAGCCCTGCGTCAAGGTCCAGTTCGAGGTCGACGAGCCTTCCTCCTCCATCGACTCCATGATCGGCGCCCTCAGGTCCCTCAAGGGCATGAATGTCAAGACCAGAGGGATCAGGTCCACGCTGGCCGGAGATCGATTGACGACGGAGATCAATGTCGAGACAACG ATAGCGGCTTCTGAAGTAGAGAGGGCCGTAGAGGAAGCTCTCCAGGAAGTCGAGAGGAAGCAGCTGCCTGCAGACAGCGATAACACGTTTCCTGGAAGCAGGAGCAGCAACTGGCCTCAATCCCATGTGCAGAACGTGTTTTAA
- the LOC124704278 gene encoding transcription factor BHLH148-like isoform X2, producing MQMDSYYSFQDDSHFFAGAGGIPGSPDLRLADLIASLSEPLPAPVSQSAFQDYRAAAGARGGGRNGNVNIHRRMMSVLGRMAPGSGEDEEELPQQQEQKQQHVGAVESSRGFRHMMRERQRREKLSQSYADLYAMVSSRSKDKNSIVQSAASYIHELKVARDQLRRRSEDLKAKILGHDAQQPCVKVQFEVDEPSSSIDSMIGALRSLKGMNVKTRGIRSTLAGDRLTTEINVETTIAASEVERAVEEALQEVERKQLPADSDNTFPGSRSSNWPQSHVQNVF from the exons ATGCAGATGGACTCCTACTACTCCTTCCAAGACGACTCCCACTTCTTCGCCGGCGCCGGTGGCATACCGGGCTCGCCGGACCTTCGCTTGGCCGACCTCATTGCGTCCCTGTCGGAGCCGCTGCCTGCGCCCGTGAGCCAGAGCGCGTTCCAGgactaccgcgccgccgccggggcgcgaggaggaggaaggaacGGTAACGTTAACATCCACCGGAGGATGATGAGCGTGCTGGGCAGGATGGCTCccggctccggcgaggacgaggaggagctgccgcagcaacaagagcagaAGCAGCAGCACGTGGGCGCCGTCGAGAGCAGCCGCGGCTTCCGCCACATGATGCGCGAGCGCCAGCGCCGGGAGAAGCTCAGCCAGAGCTACGCCGACCTCTACGCCATGGTCTCCTCCAGGTCCAAG GACAAGAACTCGATCGTGCAGTCCGCGGCGAGCTACATCCACGAGCTCAAGGTCGCCAGGGACCAGCtccggaggaggagcgaggaCCTCAAGGCCAAGATCCTGGGCCACGACGCGCAGCAGCCCTGCGTCAAGGTCCAGTTCGAGGTCGACGAGCCTTCCTCCTCCATCGACTCCATGATCGGCGCCCTCAGGTCCCTCAAGGGCATGAATGTCAAGACCAGAGGGATCAGGTCCACGCTGGCCGGAGATCGATTGACGACGGAGATCAATGTCGAGACAACG ATAGCGGCTTCTGAAGTAGAGAGGGCCGTAGAGGAAGCTCTCCAGGAAGTCGAGAGGAAGCAGCTGCCTGCAGACAGCGATAACACGTTTCCTGGAAGCAGGAGCAGCAACTGGCCTCAATCCCATGTGCAGAACGTGTTTTAA